A region of the Myxococcus stipitatus DSM 14675 genome:
CGTGGATGCCCAGCCCCGCGAAGTAGCGCAGCTCCACCGTCCGGGCGAGGCGCGGCTTGAAGGACTCCAGCGAGACCAACATCCGCTCCAGGTCCAGCACGTCGACGTCCACACCCGCCGGGGAGTCGGGGACCTCGTCGCGCAGCCGCAGCGACTCACGCTGCGCCTCCCGGCGACGGGCATCCCGCCCACGCACCCCATCCACGAGCACGCGCCGCATCGCCTGGGCCCCCGCGCCCAGGAACTGTCTGCGCTGGTCCACGTCCGTCACATGCCCGGCCAACCGCAACCACATGTCTCGCAACAACAACATGGGCCGGACGGTGGGACACGGCACCCCACTGCTCATGGCCGCATGCGTCATCTCGCGAAGCTCGTGGTACGTCACCCGCCGCAGGTTGTCTCGAGCCTCCGAGCTCCCGTTGCGAGCACCTTCCAGCAGAGAGGCCATCTCCGGCATGCCCATCGTGTCCTCCTGGGTCTCACATCCCATCGAGTCACTTCGCCGCGCCTGCCAAGAAGTCGAACGACCTCCGCCGTAGATCTTGAGAATAAAGAATTGTTTTTCGTGAATGCCGACAATTCCCTGCTGGGTAGGATTTTCCCACCTGTACGTGGAAGGTCGACATGCGCCGCGCGAGCATCCGGCTTGCGGGCTTGTTTCCATTCGTCGAGGACCCGACGTCAGGCGGAGGGAAGCCAGAGCACGAAGCGGGCACCGCCCTCGCGGACGCGCTCGTAACGCAGGTCGGCACGCATGCTGCGCGCGAGCCTGCGGCAGAGCGCCAACCCCAGCCCCACGCCCGGCGCGGACTTCGCCGCGGCCTGCACGGACTTGGAGAAGGGCTCGAAGAGCTTGCGGGCCGTCGCGGCGTCGACGCCGGGCCCGTGGTCCCTCACCGACAGCCCCACTCGCGAGCCTCGCCGCTCGAGCTCGAGGTGGATGCGAGGGTCCTCCGTGCTCCCCCCGTACTTCGACGCATTGTCCACGAGGTTGAAGAGGACCTGCTCCACCGCCGAGGGGTCTGTCATCACCACCACGTCTCGCGGAACATCGACACACAGCGACAAGCCGGATTGGAGCGCGCGCTGAGACAGTCGCTCCTCCATGCGAGACAACAACGAGCCCACCGACACCCGCTCCAGCCTCGCGGGCGTGCGTCCTCGCTCGATGCGGGCATAGGACAACACGTTCTCCACCAGGTGGCTCAGCCGCTCCGCTTCGCGGTGGAGGATGTCGAAGTACTCCTGACGGCGCTCGGCATCCGGCACCATCCCCGCCGCGAGCATCTCCGTGTACATCCGGAACGTCGTCAGCGGCGTGCGCAGCTCATGCGTCACCGCCGAGACGAACGCGCCCCGGCGCTCGCTCAAGGACATCACTCCGGCCAACAGCGCCACCACGGCCACCGCGGCGAGCACCACGCCGCTCCACGCCACCGTCAACACCGCGGGCAGCGACGACAAGGCCCCGGACGAGCCCCGCTCGCGAGGCACCGCGCCCGGCACCAATCGCACCGGCAACGCCGCCAGCATCCGTCCCTCGCCTGTCTCCACCGTGGCGTCCTTCACGGGCTCCAGCGTCGCGCCCGGCAGCAAGTCGGCCACCCTTCCTTGGAGCCAGCGCTGGAGCTCCGGCCAGTCCAGCCAGCATCCCTGGATGAACTCCTCGCCGTTGACCTGGACGCGACGCCCCAGGAACAAGGCGTCCTCCACCCAGAGGGCCCGCATGTCCTCCGCCACCTCGGGCGAGGCCACCTTCGGGAAGACGTTCGACACCTTGTTGTAGCCGGACAGGTTCTGGCTCGCGGCCTGGCGCGCGCTGCGCGAGCGGGCATCGAACTCGCTCGCGTTCTTCGTCCACTGGAGCTCGTCGGGAATCCGCTTCCGGTCCTCACGAGAGGGCTTCTGCCTCGACTCGGAGGACGCTTGATTCACCAGGGCCTCCCGCACGGAGGCGACCTTGAGCAGGTGGGACACCTGCGCCAACCGGTGCCGCAGCACCTGCTCGCCGACCTCGGGGTGCGGCACGCCCAGCGCGTCTCGCAGCGACGGGTCCACCACCTGCGGCGAGGAGACCCCTCCCGTGGGGCCCATCTGGAAGTGGAGCAGGACATGCTCCGGTGGTCCCGACATCAAGGGGGAGGCCACCCAGGCCCGTCCCTCCTGGAGAGGTTGGCGCTCCCCGTCCACCACCCCGCGCGCGGGGGACAGGGCCTCATAGGCCCCCACCGTCACCGCGCTCTCTCGCGCCACCAGCGGCAGCAACTCCGAGTCGAGCCGCCACAGCGCCAGCCGCACGTTCTCCTCGCGCGCCGCGCTCTCACGGGCCTGCCGGTCCGCGCGGTCCAGCCTCGAGGCGAAGACGGACAGCCACACCACACCGGCCAGCGCCAACAACAAGCAGGCGCTCACCGCGAGCCACACGCGCCACGAGCGAATCATCTCGCGCCGTCCGAGGCGGAGAACATGTAGCCCTTGCCGCGCACGGTGAGGATGACGCGCGGCTCGGTGGAGTCATCTCGGAGCTTCTCGCGCAGGCGCGCCATCGTCATGTCCACCGTGCGCGTCTGCACGCTCCGGGCTGGCAGGTGCCACACACGCTCCAGCAACTCCTCGCGGGAGATGGCCCGCCCCGCGTTCTCGCCCAGGTAGCGCAGGGCCTCCGCCTCGCGCTCGGAGAGGTCCGTCCGGGAGCCGTCGTCGAACGTCAGCTCCCGGCGCTCCACCACGAAGTGGCCTCCGGGGAACTCGACGCGGTCCGTGCCCACGGGGCGCTCCGCCGAGCGCCGCAGCACCGCGCCCGCCCTCGCCAGCAACTCCCGCACGGAGAAGGGCTTCACCACGTAGTCGTCCGCGCCCAGCTTCAGCCCCATCACCCGGTCCTCCTCCTGGCCCCGAGCGGTGAGGATGATGACGGGGAGGGTCGGCCGGCTCTTCCGCACCGCCTTGAGCAGGTCCAGCCCGTCCCCATCCGGGAGGACCAGGTCCAGCAGCACCAGGTCCACCGGCGTGCGCTCGGCGATTCGCTGGCCTTCCTCCCGGACGCCCGCTTCGAGGACCTCGTAGCCCTCGAAGCGCAGCGCATCCACGATTCCGCGCCGGATGGCGGGGTCATCCTCGACGACAAGTACTCGGCGCGCGGCCATGTCGGCATCCTACTCCATGGTGAACTTGCGCTTGGCCGCCTCGCGCGTCACCACCTGGCCGATGACGCCGTCCAGCGACTCCTGCTCCGGAGACGGCTGCTTCTTGCGCTCGGCCACGAGGAACTCCTGACGCGCCTTGCTCAGCTCCTGGATGCGCTTCTGCAAGTCGGCCCGCTCCTGCTCACGCGCGGCGAGCCACGCCTTGCGGCCCTCTGCGTCCAGTCCGCGCATCGGCTCCGGCAACTCCGCGGCCGGCACCGCCCCCAGGTCCACCTTGTTCTTCTTCACCGCGTCGACCAGGTCCCAGCTCTCGTTGGAATAGTTCCCGGAGGACTTCGCCATCGAGCGGGCCACCATGTTGGACATCGACACGCCCCGCGACGCCTTGTCCTGCGCGGCCTGGCGCATCTGGCTCTCCTCTCCCCGGGCGCCGCCATAGACGACGTAGGTCTTGTTGAGCTCCGCGCCCAGCCGGGCAATCTCCTCGTCCTGCGGCGCGGCCAGCTCCACCACCTTCAGGTTCTGGTCGATGTTCATGTAGCTGCCATCCGCGAGCGTCGCGCCCTCCTTCCAGTGGTCCGAGATGCCCGTCTCGTAATCACCGCAGTGGATGGTGTTCACGGTGATGCCATGCCGGCGGGCGGTGTGGATGGCATCTCGGAAGTCGACGGGGCCCTGCTCGAACGACTCATTGCCCGCGATGAAGACGAGCCGCATCGCGTCCGGGTTCTTGCTCCAGGCGAGCTTCCGGGTGGCCTCCAGGATGACCTCGCCGGCGTGCTCGGAGCCACCGGACGTCCGCAGGGCGAAGAGGCGCTCGGAGATGGAGTCCAGGTCCGTGGTGAACGGCATCAGCTGGCGAATCTCGTTCTGGCCGGCGCCCTCCCCGCTGTAGCCGAAGGCGTAGAGGGCCAGCTCCAGCCGAGGCGCCACGCCGTCGCGCTTCGCCTTCGAGAAGCGGTTCACGATGTTCCACAGCTGCGTGCGCGCCTGGTCCAGCAGTCCGTCCATGCTCCCGCTGGTGTCCAGGAGGATGGCGATCTGGATGACGGGGGCCGAACCCTCGGCCTGGGGCGCGACGGGCTTCGTCGGCGGGCTCGCGGGGGCCTGGGTGACAGGCGGCGGCCCCTCGAGCCTCGAGGGGATGGGCGCCGTGGGCGAGGGCTTGCCCAGCAGGAGGGCGGAGCCCGCGAGCGCCACGGCTGCGCCGAGGATGACAGGGAGCTTGAGGGCCGGCTTCATCGTGAGTCCTTTCGGGTAGCGGTGCCCTTTCGAGCACGGTCAGGACAGTAACGATGGAGCCCCCCAGAAAGGTGTAACCGCCGTGTAACCAGCCTCACGGCGGCCTTCGACTCAGGCACTCTGGAGCATCAGCCGCTCCACCACCGAGCGCACCTCCCGCAGCCGGGACGGGTCCGTCACCGCGACGAAGATGGTGTCGTCGCCCGCCACGGTGCCCGCGAGCCCCGGCACCTCCGGCTCCCGGTCCAACGCCGCCGCGAGCGCGGGCGCGTAACCCGGCGACGTCCTGACGACGAGCATGTTGGGCGGCGCCTCGATGATGCGGATGCGTTGGCGCTCGGCGGTCACCGTCGGAGGCTCCACCGACGCGATGCGCTGGTAGCGCCCACCCACCTTCTGGACGCCCAGCTTCTTCAGCCGCCGCGACAGCGTGGACTGGCTGGGCGCCTGCCCCTCCGCCTCCAGCAGCTCCTGCAAGACCGCCTGATCGCTGATCTCCTGCTCCGTGATGAGCCGAAGGATTTCGTCGTCCAGGTTCATTTTCACCAAGATGCATGGAGGTGAATTTCCATGCAAGGCGCCTGAATGATCGGCCTCGGGGAACAATGCTCTTGCGCGCCGCGTCCTTCTGCATAATATCCGCCGCCTATTCGCGGAACTGCACGCATACGCGTGCATATTCATCCACGTATGCATCCGGTCCAGGCCGGGGAGCGCAGGCCCATGAAGCACGTCACCCACATCAAGGATCTCGGCCCCGAGGGCGTAGAGGCAGTCCTCGCGCAGGCGGAGGCCTGGAAGCAGAAGGCTCCGGGCTCGCTCTTCCCGGGAAGCATCCTGGGCATGGTGTTCTTCAACCCGTCCTTGCGCACGCGCACCTCGTTCGAGGCAGTGATGCTGCGCGGGGGAGGCAGCGCCATCATCCTGGATGTGGGCGCGGGCGTCTGGAAGCTGGAGCACCGCGAGGGCGCGGTGATGAACGCGGACCGGGCCGAGCACCTCAAGGAGGCCGCCCCCGTCCTGTCGCGCTTCGTGGACATGCTGGGCGTGCGGACCTTCTCCCAGGGCGGCGGCGACGAGGAGGACGAGGTCGACCCCATCATCAACGCCTTCCGCAAGTGGGCCACGGTGCCGGTGGTCAGCATGGAGTCCGCGCGGGAGCACCCCTGCCAGGGCCTGGCGGACGTGCTGACCTTGCGCGAGAAGTTCGGCACCACGAAGAAGCTGCCGGTGACGCTGACGTGGGCGCCGCACATCAAGCCCCTGCCCAAGGCGGTGCCCAACTCGTTCCTCCTGAGCGCGGCGGCGGCCGGGTGCGAGGTCCGCGTTGCCCACCCTCCCGGCTTCGAGCTGCACCCAGCGGTGCGCGCGGAGGCGGAGGCCTACGCCAAGGCCACGGGCGGCAGCATCACGTACACGCATGAGCAGGACGAGGCACTCGCGGGCAGCCGCGCCGTGTACGCCAAGTCCTGGGGCCCGACGGCCGCGGCGGCCTTCTCGCCCAACGACGTCACCGCGCTGTTGGCGTCCTACTCCGGTTGGATGCCCACGCTGCGCACCATGTCCCGCGCGGCGAAGGATGCCGCGTTCCTGCACTGCCTCCCCGTGCGCCGCAACGTGGAGGTGGCCGACGAGGTCCTGGACCACCCGAGCAGTCGCGTGGTGGACGAGGCCGGCAACCGGTTCCACGTCCAGCGCTCCCTGCTCCACTGGATGCGCTCGCAGTCCCGCTGAGCGGCGCCACCCAGGCGCGCCTCTCCTTCTCTCTTTCTTTCGAGGTCTCCCGTGCCCTTGTCACCCGACCCGTACTCCGCGCTGCGCCACGCCGCGCGTTATGTGCAGCAGTTCCGGCGCAAGACGTTTGTCGTGAAGCTCGGCGGCGCCATGCTGAGCGACCCCCGCCTGCGCCGCTCCGCGTGCGAGCAGATTGCCCTGCTGTGGACCTTCTCCATCCGCCCCGTCGTCGTGCACGGCGGCGGCCCGGAGCTGGACACGCTCTGTGACGCCCTCCACCTGCCGGTGGAGAAGGTGGCTGGCCGCCGCGTCACCTCCGCGCCCGTGCTGGACGCGGCGAAGATGGTGCTCGCCGGCAAGCTGCACACGGACCTGCTCGCGGACCTCCAGGCGGCGGGCGTGCCCGCGGTGGGCCTGAGCGGCGTGGACGCCGGGCTCATCAAGGCGCGCAAGCGGCCTCCTGTCATGGTGACGGAGCCGGGGGCCACCGAGGGCAGGCTCGTGGACTACGGGCTCGTCGGCGACATCGAGCAGGTGGACACGCGCGTCGTGGAGCACCTGCGCTCCGCGGACTACGTGCCGGTCATCGCGCCCCTCTCCGGCGGCGTGGATGGCTCCGTCTACAACACCAACGCAGACACCGTGGCGGCGGCGCTGTCGGTGGCCCTGTCGGCGGAGAAGCTCTTCTTCCTGGTCCAGGTGCCGGGCCTCCTGCGCGACTTGAACGACCCGACGTCGCTCGTCACGCTGGCGAACCTCACGGACCTGGCGACGATGGAGAACCAGGGCACCATCTCCGGCGGCATGCGTCCCAAGGCGCACGCCATCCGCCACGCGTTGGTCGGCGGCGTGGGCAGCGTGCACCTGGTGAGCGGTGTGGCGCCCAACGCGCTCCTCGAGGAGGTCTTCACCAACGAGGGCAGCGGCACGATGGTGGTCCGCGAGAAGGCTCCGAAGAACGCGGGGACCGCGGGATGAAGGCGGCGGAGCTGCTCCAGGCGCTGGTGGCCATCCCCAGCGTTTCGGGTGACGAGCGACTCATCGCGGACACGGTGTCCGGGTGGGCGGAGGGCTGGGGTGCGCGCGTCCAACGCAAGGGCCACAATGTGTGGTTCTCCGTGGGAAGCGGGCCGCGCCGGCTGCTCGTCAACTCGCACCTGGACACGGTGAAGCCGTGTGCCGGGTGGACGTACGCGCCCCACGCGCCCGAGTGGCGTGAGGACCGCCTGTACGGCCTGGGCAGCAACGACGCCAAGGGCTGCGTGACGGGGATGCTCGTCGCGGCCCGGACGCTGCTGAAGGAAGGCGCGTCGCTCGGCGGAGAGCTTGTCTTCGCGTTCACCGCCGAGGAGGAGACTGGAGGCCAGGGCCTGGGCACGCTCCTGCCCGAGCTGGGCCCTCTCGACGCCGCCGTGGTGGGCGAGCCCACCAGCCTCAAGCCCTGCACGGCGCAGCGGGGCATGCTGCTCCTGCGCTGCACCGCGCACGGCAAGAGCTCCCACGTCGCGCACGCGCACAACGCGGGCGCGGTGAACGCCATCCACGTCGCGGCGGGAGACATCGCCACGCTGGCGGAGCTGCGCTTCCCGTCGCATCCGCTGTTGGGTGAGGCGCGGGCACAGGTGACGCAGATCTCCGGGGGGCTGGCGCGCAACCAGATTCCGGACGCGTGCGAGTTCTTCGTGGACCTGCGCACCACGCCGAGCATGGACCACGCGCAGGTGGCGACGGGCCTGGGCGGCGTGTTGAAGAGCGAGGTGAAGGTGCACTCGGCGCGGTACCTGCCGAAGGCGACGGCCTCGAATCAGCCCATCGTCCGGGCGGCGATGGCCGCGTCGGGCGAGCAGCCCGTGGGCTCCAGCACCACGTCCGACTGGGCCTTCCTGGGGGAGCTTCCCACGGTGAAGGTGGGGCCGGGCGACACGCTGAGGAGCCACCTGGCGGACGAGTACCTCACCCTGGCGGAGCTGGAAGCCGGCGCCGCCTTCTACACGCGACTGTTGCGCGGTTACTTCGAGGAGGCGGCCCGTGGCTGAGACCCTGTGGGGCAAGGGTGCCGCGTTGGACGCGGTCATCCACCGGTTCACCGTGGGCGACGACCCCATCGTCGACCTGTCCCTGGCGCCGCACGACGCGCTGGGCAGCGCCGCGCACGCGCGCATGCTGGGCAAGGTGGGCCTGTTGAAGCCCGAGGAGTCCCGCACGCTCGTCGGCGCGCTGAAGACGCTGCACGACGAGGCGCGCGCGGGCCGCTTCACCATCCTCCCCGAGCAGGAGGACGGACACACCGCGCTCGAGGCCGCGCTGGTGGAGCGCATCGGCGAGCCCGGCAAGCGCATCCATCTGGCGCGCTCGCGCAATGACCAGGTGCTGCTCGCGACGCGGCTGTTCCTCCGCGAGGAGGTGCTCGCGCTGGGGGCGGGCGCCGTCAAGCTGGCGGAGGCGTTCCTCGACTTCGCGCAGGCGCACGCCCAGGTGCCGATGCCGGGCTACACCCACCTGCGTCGCGCGATGCCGTCCACGTTCGGCATGTGGGGCATGGCCTTCGCCGAGGGGCTGCTGGAGGAGTTGGAGGCGCTGCGCGGCGTGTGGGCTCGGCTGGACCGCTGCCCGCTGGGCGCCGCCGCGGGCTTCGGCGTGCCGCTGCCCATCGACCGGGAGTACGTCGCGCGGCTGCTCGGTTTCAGTCGGGTGCAGAGAAGCCCCATCGACGCGCAGAACGGCCGGGGCCGCCATGAGCTGGCGGTGCTGAGCTGGGCGTGCGGCGTCGCGAACACGCTGGAGAAGTGGCTGTGGGACGTGCAGCTCTACAGCACGGACGAGTTCGGCTTCCTCGGGCTGCCGGACGCGTTCACCACGGGCTCGTCCATCATGCCGCAGAAGAAGAACCCGGACGTGGTGGAGCTGGCGCGAGGCCGCTGCCGCGAGCTGCGCGGACTGGCGCACCAGGTGGAGGCCATCGCGGGCGGACTGCCCTCCAGCTACCACCGAGACTTCCAGCTCCTCAAGCGCCCCACCCTCGCGGCGCTGACGTCCAGCCGCTCGCTGCTGGACGTGCTGACGCGGCTGGTGCCGGTGCTGCAAGTGAAGGCGGACGCCGCCGCGCGCGCCTGTGACGACACGCTGTATGCGGCCCACCATGCGTACACGCTGGTGGCGGGTGGACAGGCGTTCCGCGATGCATACCGGCAGGTGGGCCGCGAGCTCGCCGACGGCACGTTCCGCCCGGACCGCGAGGCACTGACGGCCACCCACCTGGGTGGCGCGGGCAACCTGGGCCTGCCCCAGGCCCGAGAGGAGCTGGCCGCCGCGCGCGCCTGGCTCGACGACACCCACCACGCGCTGGCCACCGCCTC
Encoded here:
- a CDS encoding ECF-type sigma factor, giving the protein MGCETQEDTMGMPEMASLLEGARNGSSEARDNLRRVTYHELREMTHAAMSSGVPCPTVRPMLLLRDMWLRLAGHVTDVDQRRQFLGAGAQAMRRVLVDGVRGRDARRREAQRESLRLRDEVPDSPAGVDVDVLDLERMLVSLESFKPRLARTVELRYFAGLGIHETAAVLGVAPATVRRDWAYLRGCMCEGVGH
- a CDS encoding sensor histidine kinase yields the protein MIRSWRVWLAVSACLLLALAGVVWLSVFASRLDRADRQARESAAREENVRLALWRLDSELLPLVARESAVTVGAYEALSPARGVVDGERQPLQEGRAWVASPLMSGPPEHVLLHFQMGPTGGVSSPQVVDPSLRDALGVPHPEVGEQVLRHRLAQVSHLLKVASVREALVNQASSESRQKPSREDRKRIPDELQWTKNASEFDARSRSARQAASQNLSGYNKVSNVFPKVASPEVAEDMRALWVEDALFLGRRVQVNGEEFIQGCWLDWPELQRWLQGRVADLLPGATLEPVKDATVETGEGRMLAALPVRLVPGAVPRERGSSGALSSLPAVLTVAWSGVVLAAVAVVALLAGVMSLSERRGAFVSAVTHELRTPLTTFRMYTEMLAAGMVPDAERRQEYFDILHREAERLSHLVENVLSYARIERGRTPARLERVSVGSLLSRMEERLSQRALQSGLSLCVDVPRDVVVMTDPSAVEQVLFNLVDNASKYGGSTEDPRIHLELERRGSRVGLSVRDHGPGVDAATARKLFEPFSKSVQAAAKSAPGVGLGLALCRRLARSMRADLRYERVREGGARFVLWLPSA
- a CDS encoding response regulator transcription factor: MAARRVLVVEDDPAIRRGIVDALRFEGYEVLEAGVREEGQRIAERTPVDLVLLDLVLPDGDGLDLLKAVRKSRPTLPVIILTARGQEEDRVMGLKLGADDYVVKPFSVRELLARAGAVLRRSAERPVGTDRVEFPGGHFVVERRELTFDDGSRTDLSEREAEALRYLGENAGRAISREELLERVWHLPARSVQTRTVDMTMARLREKLRDDSTEPRVILTVRGKGYMFSASDGAR
- a CDS encoding vWA domain-containing protein, encoding MKPALKLPVILGAAVALAGSALLLGKPSPTAPIPSRLEGPPPVTQAPASPPTKPVAPQAEGSAPVIQIAILLDTSGSMDGLLDQARTQLWNIVNRFSKAKRDGVAPRLELALYAFGYSGEGAGQNEIRQLMPFTTDLDSISERLFALRTSGGSEHAGEVILEATRKLAWSKNPDAMRLVFIAGNESFEQGPVDFRDAIHTARRHGITVNTIHCGDYETGISDHWKEGATLADGSYMNIDQNLKVVELAAPQDEEIARLGAELNKTYVVYGGARGEESQMRQAAQDKASRGVSMSNMVARSMAKSSGNYSNESWDLVDAVKKNKVDLGAVPAAELPEPMRGLDAEGRKAWLAAREQERADLQKRIQELSKARQEFLVAERKKQPSPEQESLDGVIGQVVTREAAKRKFTME
- a CDS encoding arginine repressor; the protein is MNLDDEILRLITEQEISDQAVLQELLEAEGQAPSQSTLSRRLKKLGVQKVGGRYQRIASVEPPTVTAERQRIRIIEAPPNMLVVRTSPGYAPALAAALDREPEVPGLAGTVAGDDTIFVAVTDPSRLREVRSVVERLMLQSA
- a CDS encoding N-acetylornithine carbamoyltransferase: MKHVTHIKDLGPEGVEAVLAQAEAWKQKAPGSLFPGSILGMVFFNPSLRTRTSFEAVMLRGGGSAIILDVGAGVWKLEHREGAVMNADRAEHLKEAAPVLSRFVDMLGVRTFSQGGGDEEDEVDPIINAFRKWATVPVVSMESAREHPCQGLADVLTLREKFGTTKKLPVTLTWAPHIKPLPKAVPNSFLLSAAAAGCEVRVAHPPGFELHPAVRAEAEAYAKATGGSITYTHEQDEALAGSRAVYAKSWGPTAAAAFSPNDVTALLASYSGWMPTLRTMSRAAKDAAFLHCLPVRRNVEVADEVLDHPSSRVVDEAGNRFHVQRSLLHWMRSQSR
- the argB gene encoding acetylglutamate kinase — its product is MPLSPDPYSALRHAARYVQQFRRKTFVVKLGGAMLSDPRLRRSACEQIALLWTFSIRPVVVHGGGPELDTLCDALHLPVEKVAGRRVTSAPVLDAAKMVLAGKLHTDLLADLQAAGVPAVGLSGVDAGLIKARKRPPVMVTEPGATEGRLVDYGLVGDIEQVDTRVVEHLRSADYVPVIAPLSGGVDGSVYNTNADTVAAALSVALSAEKLFFLVQVPGLLRDLNDPTSLVTLANLTDLATMENQGTISGGMRPKAHAIRHALVGGVGSVHLVSGVAPNALLEEVFTNEGSGTMVVREKAPKNAGTAG
- a CDS encoding M20/M25/M40 family metallo-hydrolase, which gives rise to MKAAELLQALVAIPSVSGDERLIADTVSGWAEGWGARVQRKGHNVWFSVGSGPRRLLVNSHLDTVKPCAGWTYAPHAPEWREDRLYGLGSNDAKGCVTGMLVAARTLLKEGASLGGELVFAFTAEEETGGQGLGTLLPELGPLDAAVVGEPTSLKPCTAQRGMLLLRCTAHGKSSHVAHAHNAGAVNAIHVAAGDIATLAELRFPSHPLLGEARAQVTQISGGLARNQIPDACEFFVDLRTTPSMDHAQVATGLGGVLKSEVKVHSARYLPKATASNQPIVRAAMAASGEQPVGSSTTSDWAFLGELPTVKVGPGDTLRSHLADEYLTLAELEAGAAFYTRLLRGYFEEAARG
- the argH gene encoding argininosuccinate lyase; its protein translation is MAETLWGKGAALDAVIHRFTVGDDPIVDLSLAPHDALGSAAHARMLGKVGLLKPEESRTLVGALKTLHDEARAGRFTILPEQEDGHTALEAALVERIGEPGKRIHLARSRNDQVLLATRLFLREEVLALGAGAVKLAEAFLDFAQAHAQVPMPGYTHLRRAMPSTFGMWGMAFAEGLLEELEALRGVWARLDRCPLGAAAGFGVPLPIDREYVARLLGFSRVQRSPIDAQNGRGRHELAVLSWACGVANTLEKWLWDVQLYSTDEFGFLGLPDAFTTGSSIMPQKKNPDVVELARGRCRELRGLAHQVEAIAGGLPSSYHRDFQLLKRPTLAALTSSRSLLDVLTRLVPVLQVKADAAARACDDTLYAAHHAYTLVAGGQAFRDAYRQVGRELADGTFRPDREALTATHLGGAGNLGLPQAREELAAARAWLDDTHHALATASARVWDLNNPSP